The Paraburkholderia bonniea genome includes a window with the following:
- a CDS encoding PIG-L family deacetylase: MPTTVPAAPFEVLLIEDSAEFAVIIRHWLEQHGFANVTHAADGKRGMALVHEARWDLVIADIELPDINGLELVQLAKQVDRWLSVLIITGVQSMDYAQRAVQSHADGLLFKPFPKEDFLTQVRELATQTRVNHRRERRSVLAIGAHPDDVEIGCGGALARHLANGDDVAIVTLSHGASGGDAAVRAREAAAAAQLLGARLNLGNLTDTRIPEGGESITAILEVIARVRPTHVYTHSQFDTHQDHRNTHHASMVAVRTIPNVYCYQAPSATVDFRPNLFIDISAHLDTKLAAIAAYESQTSVRAYLAPDLIQATARYWGRFAGFVLAEPMEIVRQRND; the protein is encoded by the coding sequence ATGCCGACGACCGTCCCAGCCGCGCCGTTCGAAGTCTTGCTGATCGAAGACAGCGCGGAATTTGCCGTCATCATCCGCCACTGGCTGGAGCAACACGGCTTCGCCAATGTCACCCATGCCGCCGATGGCAAGCGTGGCATGGCGCTGGTGCATGAAGCGCGCTGGGACCTGGTGATCGCCGATATCGAGCTGCCGGACATCAATGGCCTGGAGCTGGTGCAACTGGCCAAGCAGGTGGATCGCTGGCTCTCGGTACTCATCATCACCGGCGTGCAAAGCATGGATTACGCTCAGCGCGCGGTGCAAAGCCATGCGGATGGCCTGCTTTTCAAGCCGTTTCCCAAAGAAGATTTTTTGACCCAGGTGCGTGAGCTGGCGACGCAAACCCGGGTCAATCACCGCCGTGAGCGGCGCTCGGTGCTGGCGATTGGCGCGCATCCCGATGACGTCGAAATTGGCTGCGGCGGCGCGCTGGCGCGGCACCTTGCCAATGGCGACGACGTCGCTATCGTCACGCTGAGCCATGGTGCCTCGGGCGGCGACGCGGCAGTACGCGCGCGTGAAGCGGCGGCAGCGGCTCAATTGCTGGGTGCCAGGTTGAATCTGGGTAATCTCACCGATACCCGGATTCCTGAAGGCGGCGAGTCGATTACCGCGATTCTTGAGGTGATTGCCCGGGTCCGTCCGACCCACGTCTATACCCACTCGCAGTTCGATACCCACCAGGACCATCGCAATACGCATCACGCCAGCATGGTTGCAGTGCGGACCATTCCCAACGTGTATTGCTATCAAGCGCCGTCGGCAACGGTCGATTTCCGGCCCAACCTGTTCATCGACATTTCTGCGCATCTGGACACCAAGCTGGCGGCCATCGCGGCCTACGAAAGCCAGACTTCCGTACGAGCCTATCTAGCACCGGATCTGATTCAGGCTACCGCGCGCTACTGGGGCCGGTTTGCTGGCTTCGTGCTCGCCGAGCCGATGGAAATCGTGCGCCAGCGCAACGACTGA
- a CDS encoding Hpt domain-containing protein codes for MTAHTDTEWFDRPGALAFLGDEALLKEVLDAFVQSSQEYLPQLHQAIASKDAASVRRYLHRVTPTLGILASKALRAQTHEVHALWHEPVETPARDARSRALANDLEALVRQVQAELARLSAAPTV; via the coding sequence ATGACCGCACACACGGACACCGAGTGGTTCGACCGGCCAGGCGCGCTGGCTTTTCTGGGGGATGAAGCGCTATTGAAAGAGGTGCTCGACGCGTTCGTGCAGTCGTCGCAAGAGTATTTGCCGCAACTGCATCAGGCCATTGCCAGCAAGGATGCGGCGAGCGTGCGCCGTTATTTGCATCGTGTCACTCCGACGCTGGGGATATTGGCGTCGAAGGCGCTGCGGGCTCAAACCCATGAGGTTCATGCGCTGTGGCATGAGCCGGTCGAAACGCCGGCACGCGATGCGCGCAGCCGCGCGCTGGCCAATGACCTGGAGGCGCTGGTGCGTCAAGTGCAGGCGGAACTGGCGAGGTTGTCAGCAGCGCCCACGGTTTGA
- a CDS encoding histidine phosphatase family protein — MPPLNLWLVRHGQSTANAGRPATASHAEIALTELGQRQAMAVAQQVDCCPALVIVSPFLRARDTAAPLLARYPEAHHEIWPIGELSYLSAAHSVNTTSATRRPWVERYWKLGDPEYVDGAGAESFAMFIERLKAFEQRLRALEVDGLVVAVGHGQFFRAFTLGLAQGFDATPAWMRQFRSYEMAQPLRNGEILKLRLKRVPVSAPEIDMP, encoded by the coding sequence GTGCCGCCCCTGAATCTATGGCTGGTGCGCCATGGCCAAAGCACCGCCAACGCCGGACGGCCCGCCACGGCAAGTCACGCCGAGATCGCGCTGACCGAACTCGGCCAGCGTCAGGCCATGGCCGTGGCGCAGCAGGTCGACTGCTGTCCGGCGCTGGTGATCGTGTCGCCGTTTCTGCGCGCCCGTGATACCGCAGCACCCTTGCTGGCGCGCTATCCCGAGGCCCATCACGAAATCTGGCCGATTGGCGAGTTGAGCTATCTCAGCGCCGCGCACAGTGTGAATACGACGAGTGCGACGCGGCGGCCGTGGGTGGAGCGTTACTGGAAGCTTGGCGATCCTGAGTATGTGGACGGCGCGGGCGCGGAATCGTTTGCGATGTTTATCGAACGGCTCAAGGCGTTTGAGCAGCGTTTGCGCGCGCTTGAAGTCGATGGGCTGGTGGTGGCGGTGGGCCATGGACAGTTTTTTCGCGCTTTTACGCTAGGGCTGGCGCAAGGTTTCGACGCCACGCCCGCATGGATGAGGCAGTTTCGCTCCTACGAAATGGCTCAGCCGTTGCGCAATGGCGAGATTCTCAAGCTGAGGCTCAAGCGCGTGCCGGTATCTGCACCTGAGATTGATATGCCATGA
- a CDS encoding ATP-grasp domain-containing protein translates to MRIMITGAGGPAAISIWKSLYPQHELHMADMDPCAAGLYLVPAAQRLIVPRGDSPEFVGSVQEACRVRGIEMLLSTVDAELVPVAEAASSFEAGGTRVPLSPVETLRLCRDKYLLLEHLKHAVPVPEFGLLSAATLDQALVFPLFAKPRLGAGSRGIALIHHKDDLRALPLDGSYLLQEWLPGEEYSVDCYVRSDGVVLAAVPRDRMKTDSGIAVASRTRHLDELIEAGANTAQVAGIRYVANVQFKRASDGRFKLLEINPRFPGTLPLTTAAGIDIPALLVADVRGEPLPDTLLPFRELMVVRYWTEQFFDPGEWTQLCRP, encoded by the coding sequence ATGCGAATCATGATTACTGGTGCGGGCGGGCCTGCCGCTATTAGCATCTGGAAAAGCCTTTATCCCCAGCATGAATTGCATATGGCCGATATGGATCCGTGTGCGGCTGGTTTATATCTGGTGCCTGCGGCGCAACGGCTGATCGTGCCGCGCGGCGATAGTCCTGAGTTCGTTGGCTCGGTGCAAGAGGCCTGTCGCGTGCGCGGCATCGAGATGCTGCTCTCCACGGTCGATGCCGAACTTGTCCCAGTGGCCGAAGCCGCTTCCTCGTTCGAGGCTGGCGGCACGCGCGTGCCGCTTTCTCCCGTCGAAACGCTGCGCTTGTGCCGCGATAAATACCTGCTGCTTGAGCATCTGAAACACGCGGTGCCCGTTCCCGAATTTGGTTTGCTGAGTGCGGCCACGCTCGACCAGGCGCTGGTTTTTCCGCTATTCGCTAAACCCCGGCTGGGCGCGGGCTCACGTGGCATCGCGCTGATCCATCACAAGGACGATCTGCGTGCGTTGCCGCTCGATGGCTCGTATTTGCTGCAGGAATGGCTGCCGGGCGAAGAATATTCAGTCGATTGCTATGTGCGCAGTGATGGCGTGGTGCTTGCCGCAGTGCCGCGCGACCGGATGAAAACCGATTCCGGCATCGCAGTGGCATCGCGCACGCGGCATCTGGATGAACTCATCGAAGCCGGGGCCAACACTGCCCAGGTGGCCGGAATTCGTTACGTCGCCAACGTCCAGTTCAAACGCGCCAGCGATGGCCGCTTCAAGCTGCTCGAAATCAATCCGCGTTTTCCTGGCACGCTGCCCTTGACCACTGCGGCCGGCATCGATATTCCCGCGTTGCTGGTGGCCGACGTGCGCGGCGAGCCGTTGCCGGACACGCTGCTGCCGTTTCGTGAGTTGATGGTGGTGCGCTACTGGACCGAGCAGTTTTTTGACCCGGGCGAATGGACTCAGCTGTGCCGCCCCTGA
- a CDS encoding glycosyltransferase family 2 protein: MTQTLFEWLLISLVLLGALPVITAFIQFFLAGLHGLRNHYSQCAPYIPRVAFLIPAWNEGAVIGASIERLLALNYPREHLRIYVVDDASTDATPHVVQQKMTAFAGTVFHLRRERGGQGKAHTLNHGLEVVLAEPWAEAVMITDADVLFEPDALLRMTRHLADPNTGAVTAYIKEGSVPGNFITRSVAFEYITAQAAARRAQNVLGVMACLAGGAQLHSRANLVALGGKIDTTTLAEDTFTTFETELQGRRVVFDGHATVWAEEPGTVDGLWKQRLRWARGNLQLTMAFRHVWFRPSLRGSVGSPLFGVIWFSTVLMPLLMGIAMLAQVGLFLLNADWAWQIFRSFWFINAGVYLFVTLFSFSIDPATAKRAWFQGIVFPGLISLAAMVFSFLPGVFNRYFAQRLQSHTGQFGWLDALMLFLYSWVGLCMLAAWCVRELERAGLPPRLVQALLLVVGYGPLLCTIELAAFIAEWRGLERKWDKTEKSGSVQIRS, from the coding sequence GTGACTCAGACGCTGTTTGAATGGCTGCTCATCTCACTGGTATTGCTCGGCGCACTTCCGGTGATAACGGCATTTATTCAGTTTTTTCTCGCCGGGCTACATGGCCTGCGCAATCATTATTCGCAATGCGCGCCATATATTCCGCGCGTCGCGTTTCTCATTCCGGCATGGAATGAAGGCGCGGTAATTGGCGCGAGTATCGAGCGTTTACTCGCACTTAACTATCCACGCGAACATTTAAGAATTTATGTGGTGGATGACGCCAGCACCGACGCCACGCCGCACGTCGTGCAGCAAAAAATGACGGCGTTTGCTGGCACGGTGTTTCACCTGCGCCGCGAGCGCGGCGGCCAGGGTAAAGCGCATACGCTCAATCACGGTCTGGAGGTTGTGCTGGCCGAACCATGGGCCGAAGCCGTCATGATCACCGACGCAGATGTGCTGTTCGAGCCCGATGCGCTGCTACGCATGACGCGTCATCTGGCCGACCCCAACACGGGCGCGGTCACCGCCTATATCAAGGAAGGCAGCGTGCCGGGCAATTTCATCACCCGCTCGGTCGCGTTCGAATACATCACCGCCCAGGCCGCCGCGCGCCGCGCGCAAAACGTGCTGGGCGTGATGGCCTGCCTGGCAGGCGGCGCGCAGTTGCATAGCCGCGCCAACCTCGTCGCGCTCGGCGGCAAGATCGACACCACCACCCTCGCCGAAGACACCTTCACCACCTTCGAAACCGAACTCCAGGGCCGCCGCGTGGTGTTCGATGGCCACGCGACCGTATGGGCCGAAGAGCCTGGCACGGTCGATGGGCTGTGGAAACAGCGGCTGCGCTGGGCGCGCGGCAACTTGCAACTGACGATGGCGTTTCGTCATGTGTGGTTTCGCCCGAGCCTGCGCGGCAGCGTCGGCAGCCCGCTGTTTGGCGTGATCTGGTTTTCGACCGTGCTGATGCCGCTATTGATGGGCATAGCGATGCTGGCCCAAGTCGGCCTGTTCCTTCTCAACGCCGACTGGGCCTGGCAGATATTCCGTTCGTTCTGGTTTATCAACGCTGGGGTCTATCTGTTCGTCACGCTGTTTTCATTCTCGATTGATCCGGCTACGGCGAAACGCGCCTGGTTTCAGGGGATTGTCTTTCCGGGGCTGATCTCGCTCGCGGCGATGGTGTTTTCGTTTTTGCCCGGCGTGTTCAACCGCTACTTCGCACAGCGGCTCCAGAGCCATACCGGACAGTTTGGCTGGCTCGATGCGCTCATGCTGTTTTTGTATTCGTGGGTCGGCCTGTGCATGCTGGCGGCATGGTGCGTGCGCGAGCTCGAACGTGCGGGCCTGCCGCCTCGGCTGGTGCAAGCGCTGCTGCTGGTGGTCGGCTATGGGCCGCTGCTGTGCACGATCGAGCTCGCCGCCTTTATCGCTGAATGGCGCGGGCTGGAACGCAAATGGGACAAAACCGAGAAATCCGGCAGCGTTCAAATCAGGAGCTAG
- a CDS encoding tetratricopeptide repeat protein, which produces MKALRWYYMLAAIQAITAVPASAQVQVQAQTQACQLDLAQQLFALKPRPDARIETLLAACDAEAASDYRVDLLRGGAARDAGQLEQAVRALQHAHQLAPHELAPTLELATTYEWRGDLRAARQLNDEALAATPTSRAALLGAARVARAQHRPAEARALYTRLLAIDPDDAEALSGLAWLELDSKHFSAARAQFEAELKAHPDDLNAQAGLEQLKQSWRYQFDAGASVYSLAAGTAYGGTAQLQVALNDTDTLLFGVGHNTRELPTENPNDPTPLPSNYGRIGFQRLVPGSYHWGIAYEFRERSAQNGENRVEVNLGSYLTRTVQWFAGVRQGFPSPWENRLVYAGLSAPVIERWSATLTSYYGHAESASDSQALVLDLTREGPGQLLYNLGAGYNFEPRSFIVHGRVVWPVTTRQALTFGIEHRSFGNELEAALGWRINWQ; this is translated from the coding sequence GTGAAAGCGCTTCGGTGGTATTACATGCTGGCCGCGATCCAGGCTATTACCGCTGTGCCCGCCAGCGCGCAGGTGCAGGTACAAGCGCAGACGCAGGCCTGCCAGCTTGATCTCGCGCAGCAGCTGTTCGCCCTCAAACCGCGTCCGGACGCACGCATCGAGACGCTGCTCGCCGCCTGTGACGCCGAAGCCGCCAGTGACTACCGGGTCGATCTGCTACGCGGCGGCGCCGCCCGCGATGCGGGGCAACTTGAGCAAGCGGTGCGCGCGCTGCAACACGCGCATCAACTGGCCCCGCATGAACTGGCACCCACGCTTGAACTGGCTACGACTTACGAATGGCGCGGTGACTTGCGCGCGGCGCGCCAGCTCAACGACGAAGCGCTGGCGGCCACCCCCACCTCGCGCGCCGCGCTGCTGGGTGCCGCCCGAGTCGCGCGGGCGCAGCACCGGCCAGCGGAAGCGCGAGCGCTCTACACCCGTTTGCTCGCGATTGATCCGGACGATGCCGAAGCGCTCAGCGGACTGGCATGGCTCGAACTCGACAGCAAGCATTTCAGTGCCGCACGCGCACAATTCGAAGCCGAACTCAAGGCCCATCCTGATGACCTCAATGCCCAGGCAGGCCTTGAACAGCTCAAACAAAGCTGGCGCTATCAGTTCGATGCGGGCGCGTCGGTGTACTCACTGGCGGCGGGTACCGCCTATGGCGGCACCGCGCAACTGCAAGTCGCGCTCAACGACACCGACACCTTGCTGTTCGGCGTCGGTCACAACACCCGCGAGCTGCCCACCGAGAACCCCAACGACCCCACCCCGCTCCCCTCCAACTACGGCCGCATCGGTTTTCAGCGGCTGGTGCCGGGCAGCTACCACTGGGGTATCGCGTATGAGTTCCGCGAGCGCAGCGCACAAAACGGCGAAAACCGCGTCGAGGTCAATCTCGGCAGCTATCTGACGCGCACCGTGCAATGGTTTGCTGGCGTGCGCCAGGGCTTCCCCTCGCCGTGGGAAAACCGGCTGGTATACGCCGGGCTCTCAGCGCCAGTCATCGAGCGCTGGAGCGCCACGCTAACCAGTTACTACGGCCATGCCGAATCCGCTTCGGATAGCCAGGCACTGGTGCTGGACCTAACGCGTGAAGGCCCGGGGCAACTGCTCTACAACCTCGGTGCGGGCTACAACTTCGAGCCGCGCAGCTTCATCGTGCACGGACGCGTGGTGTGGCCGGTCACCACCCGCCAAGCGCTGACCTTCGGCATCGAACATCGCTCGTTTGGCAACGAACTCGAAGCAGCGCTGGGCTGGCGCATCAACTGGCAATGA
- a CDS encoding sensor histidine kinase — MKRAPFTCLGQALARHWHRLIDWLDPAVMMMVLGPLMIVLAWSITIGKIADERAQAIARAFATANGLARAFDEQSKRTIGSADQMLNLVRRRYLSAGQTIDIAQVLRDAAYLSPDYLRVRIGAADGQLIASSTPDGPRSMREREYFKVHLAHREDFLYISRPMRYELSEPWTIQLSRGIERRDGSFAGVVMASLEPSYFLQAFRDADFGEQDVAMLVGTDGIVRVRLRGNKIDFEHGESYLPLLDISRSRAGQAVHARSMIGGVERFWVSQQVGDYPLTVAVGLASERALHEFQRRRYVYLIGTSIFSVCVLVLTLLAGWLSARRRRILSQLAATERQANELKSSFIANISHDLRTPLNGIIGFADVLRESAPDAERRQYAQYILDSGNHLLALVNMILDLTKMRASKLQLHLEPTDLRALVTRVSNTHAMAARRKGLSYTLNIADEFPPSVMCDAIRITEVLDNLLHNAIKFTERGSVTLALLAAGDEVILRASDTGIGMSEEDQSHLFEMFAEGRDMAARANVGSGLGLAFSYELVKLHGGSVTVASKSGEGTVVTVRLPRGAIPASTLEDSQHDKASTGGGR; from the coding sequence ATGAAACGCGCCCCGTTCACCTGCCTGGGCCAGGCGCTGGCGCGGCACTGGCATCGCCTGATCGACTGGCTCGACCCAGCCGTGATGATGATGGTGCTCGGGCCGTTGATGATCGTGCTCGCGTGGAGCATCACCATAGGCAAGATCGCCGATGAGCGCGCCCAGGCCATCGCCCGCGCTTTCGCCACCGCCAATGGCCTGGCACGGGCTTTTGACGAGCAGTCCAAGCGCACCATCGGCTCCGCCGACCAGATGCTCAACCTCGTGCGCCGCCGTTATCTGAGCGCGGGACAAACCATCGATATCGCCCAGGTGCTGCGCGACGCGGCCTATCTCAGCCCCGACTATTTACGCGTGCGCATTGGTGCCGCAGACGGCCAGCTGATCGCCTCCTCCACGCCCGATGGCCCGCGCTCGATGCGCGAACGGGAATACTTCAAGGTGCATCTGGCGCATCGGGAAGACTTCCTCTACATCAGCCGCCCGATGCGCTATGAACTCAGCGAGCCATGGACGATCCAGCTCTCCCGCGGCATTGAGCGGCGTGATGGCAGCTTTGCCGGGGTGGTGATGGCATCGCTTGAGCCTTCGTACTTCTTGCAGGCGTTTCGTGACGCTGATTTTGGCGAGCAGGACGTAGCGATGCTGGTCGGCACCGATGGCATCGTCCGGGTGCGGCTGCGCGGCAACAAGATCGACTTCGAACATGGTGAGTCATATCTGCCGCTACTCGACATCAGCCGTTCACGCGCGGGCCAGGCGGTCCACGCCCGCAGCATGATTGGCGGCGTGGAGCGTTTCTGGGTCTCGCAGCAAGTCGGCGACTATCCGCTGACGGTGGCCGTCGGACTGGCCTCGGAGCGGGCGCTGCATGAGTTTCAGCGACGCCGCTATGTGTACCTGATCGGCACCAGTATTTTTTCGGTGTGCGTGCTGGTGCTGACCTTGCTGGCGGGTTGGCTCTCGGCGCGGCGACGGCGCATCTTGAGCCAGCTTGCCGCCACCGAGCGCCAGGCCAACGAGCTCAAATCGAGCTTTATCGCCAATATCTCGCACGATCTGCGCACCCCGCTCAACGGCATCATCGGCTTTGCCGACGTGCTGCGCGAAAGCGCCCCCGATGCCGAGCGGCGTCAGTACGCGCAATACATCCTTGATAGCGGCAACCACTTGCTGGCGCTGGTGAATATGATTCTCGACCTGACCAAGATGCGCGCCAGCAAGCTGCAACTGCATCTGGAGCCCACCGACCTGCGAGCGTTGGTGACCCGGGTCTCCAACACCCACGCGATGGCCGCGCGCCGCAAGGGCCTGAGCTATACGCTGAACATTGCCGACGAATTCCCGCCGAGCGTGATGTGTGACGCGATCCGCATCACCGAAGTGCTCGACAACTTGCTGCACAACGCGATCAAATTCACCGAGCGTGGCAGCGTAACGCTCGCGCTGCTCGCTGCCGGCGACGAGGTGATATTGCGCGCCAGCGATACCGGGATCGGCATGAGTGAGGAAGACCAGAGCCATCTGTTCGAGATGTTCGCCGAAGGGCGCGACATGGCTGCGCGGGCGAATGTCGGCAGCGGTCTGGGGCTGGCGTTCTCATATGAACTGGTGAAGTTACATGGCGGCTCGGTCACGGTGGCATCAAAGTCCGGTGAAGGCACCGTCGTCACGGTGCGCTTACCGCGCGGTGCTATTCCTGCTTCAACCCTGGAGGACTCGCAGCATGACAAGGCAAGTACTGGTGGTGGACGATGA
- a CDS encoding response regulator, which produces MTRQVLVVDDDLVNRKLARAMLARDGWEVSECEDGPSALEQVRQQPFDAVLLDISLPGMSGETVCERLREAHPGLFIVAYTAHTMPEDTERMLAGGFDRVLLKPVTFAALRTAFATQQAY; this is translated from the coding sequence ATGACAAGGCAAGTACTGGTGGTGGACGATGATCTGGTGAACCGCAAGCTGGCGCGCGCGATGCTGGCACGCGACGGCTGGGAGGTGAGCGAATGCGAGGACGGGCCGAGCGCGCTGGAGCAAGTGCGGCAGCAGCCGTTCGATGCCGTCTTGCTGGATATCAGCTTGCCCGGGATGAGTGGCGAGACCGTGTGCGAGCGCTTGCGTGAAGCGCACCCGGGGCTCTTTATCGTCGCCTATACCGCGCATACGATGCCCGAGGATACCGAGCGGATGCTGGCCGGAGGCTTCGACCGGGTGTTGCTAAAGCCGGTCACGTTTGCAGCGCTGCGTACAGCGTTTGCCACCCAGCAGGCTTATTAA